From one Papilio machaon chromosome 16, ilPapMach1.1, whole genome shotgun sequence genomic stretch:
- the LOC106716487 gene encoding DNA replication licensing factor MCM4: protein MSTPSKRPSSRASSEAATPSRRTRSSQQLVVPETPQQSTGTPSNDGTPGGARENPNATPRTPRGQVLASSPAPHLGSSPLGTDIDMSSPLNYGTPSSLSTPRSLLRSVGTPARPRADLRGHQFGRNVPAPTPTKRPDETGDVDSGEPQLVVWGTDVAIAECRDKFIKFVQRFVEPDAVTNEPLYETKLEEIHTLEEPFLDVDCEHVKTFDAKLHRQLVCYPQEVVPAFDAAVNQLFFEKYPAAILEHQIQVRPYNAPQRHMRDLNPEDIDQLVTICGMVIRTSGIVPEMREAYFRCAVCGAGAAGELERGRVAEPAHCTHCSTAHAFQLIHNRSHFSDKQLVKLQEAPDDMPAGRTPATVAVMSHGALVEAVGAGERVRVTGVVRASPAAAHPRRSTLRALHRTHIDALHYRPICSDRMLHTDDNQENRFPAERVEMLRALSRQVDCYERLARAIAPSIYENLDIKKGVLLQLLGGTKKNFNAAGRTHFRSEINILLCGDPGTSKSQLLRWVHGLVPRAQYTSGRGSSAVGLTAYVSKDPDTRQLVLQTGALVLADNGICCIDEFDKMNDSTRSVLHEVMEQQTLSIAKAGIICQLNARTSILAAANPAESQWNKNKTIVENVQLPHTLMSRFDLIFLVLDPQDEAFDRRLAAHLVSLYYKDPADAEQDEDMINTSLMRDFIAYAKEYVHPVLSEPAQQRLIDAYVDMRRVGSGRGHISAYPRQLESLIRLAEAHARVRLSPIVEIIDVDEAARLHREALKQSATDPASGRIDVGILTTGLGAAARRRRADLVTALRELIKPYSKPHTITHAKLLQDVNAASQLMVSREQLDEALRDLQDEGKVTVVSHTHLRLC, encoded by the exons ATGTCTACGCCGTCAAAACGTCCATCATCTCGGGCATCGTCAGAAGCGGCCACTCCATCACGTAGAACTAGATCTTCACAACAATTAGTGGTTCCTGAAACGCCACAACAGTCAACCGGCACCCCCTCAAATG aTGGAACTCCAGGTGGTGCTCGTGAGAATCCCAATGCGACTCCTCGCACTCCCAGAGGTCAGGTGCTGGCCTCATCACCGGCTCCACACCTAGGCTCCAGTCCtcttg GGACAGACATAGACATGAGCTCTCCATTGAATTATGGCACACCCAGTTCTCTAAGCACACCACGCTCGTTATTGCGTAGTGTGGGCACTCCTGCAAGACCGAGGGCGGATTTACGAGGGCATCAGTTCGGAAGGAATGTGCCAGCACCAACACCAACTAAGAga CCAGATGAAACAGGTGATGTTGACTCAGGAGAGCCGCAGCTTGTGGTGTGGGGTACAGATGTGGCCATCGCTGAGTGCAGAGACAAGTTCATAAAGTTTGTGCAGCGTTTTGTTGAACCGGATGCTGTTACAAATGAACCTCTGTATGAAACTAAGTTGGAAGAG atacacACTTTGGAAGAACCATTCTTGGATGTAGATTGTGAACATGTCAAAACATTTGATGCAAAACTTCATCGTCAACTTGTATGTTATCCTCAAGag GTTGTTCCAGCTTTTGATGCAGCGGTTAATCAATTATTCTTTGAAAAGTATCCAGCGGCTATTTTAGAACATCAGATACAAGTCCGACCTTACAATGCCCCGCAGAGACATATGAGGGATCTAAATCCTGAAG ATATAGACCAATTGGTAACAATATGTGGTATGGTGATCCGTACATCGGGTATAGTGCCGGAGATGCGAGAAGCGTACTTCCGttgtgcggtgtgcggtgcAGGCGCAGCTGGAGAGTTGGAGCGAGGTCGTGTAGCTGAGCCCGCTCACTGCACACATTGCAGTACAGCACATGCCTTCCAACTTATACACAACCGCTCACATTTCAGTGATAAACAACTGGTTAAGCTGCAGGAAGCACCag ATGATATGCCAGCTGGTCGTACACCGGCTACAGTGGCTGTGATGTCACACGGTGCATTAGTGGAGGCTGTGGGTGCGGGAGAGCGAGTACGCGTCACTGGTGTAGTACGCGCCTCACCTGCAGCTGCTCATCCACGTCGCTCCACACTGAGAGCACTGCATCGTACACATATAGACGCACTACACTACCGACCCATCTGTAGTGACAGGATGCTGCATACTGATGACAA TCAGGAGAACCGTTTCCCTGCGGAGCGTGTGGAGATGCTGCGAGCGTTGTCGCGGCAGGTGGACTGCTACGAGCGGCTGGCGCGAGCCATCGCACCCTCCATCTACGAGAACCTGGACATCAAGAAGGGCGTCCTGCTGCAGCTGCTCGGCGGCACCAAGAAGAACTTCAACGCGGCTGGACGTACACATTTCAG aTCAGAGATCAACATCTTGTTGTGCGGAGACCCGGGTACGAGTAAGTCACAGCTGCTGCGTTGGGTACACGGGCTGGTGCCGCGCGCTCAGTATACCTCCGGCCGTGGCTCCTCCGCTGTCGGTCTCACCGCATACGTCTCCAAGGATCCTGACACACGACAGCTGGTGCTGCAGAC TGGAGCTCTGGTGTTAGCTGACAATGGTATTTGCTGTATCGACGAATTTGACAAAATGAACGACTCCACTCGCAGTGTATTACACGAA GTGATGGAGCAGCAGACGCTATCGATAGCGAAGGCTGGTATCATCTGCCAGTTGAATGCTCGCACCTCAATACTGGCGGCTGCAAATCCAGCTGAGTCACAGtggaacaaaaacaaaactatcgTAGAAAATGTACAACTACCGCATACACTCATGTCCAG GTTCGATTTGATCTTCCTAGTACTGGACCCTCAGGATGAGGCATTCGACCGCAGGTTGGCGGCACATCTCGTCTCCCTCTACTACAAGGACCCCGCAGACGCGGAACAAGACGAGGATATGATT AATACGAGCTTGATGCGGGACTTCATTGCGTACGCTAAGGAGTACGTACATCCCGTACTGAGCGAGCCCGCACAGCAGCGACTAATAGACGCATACGTCGATATGAG ACGTGTGGGTAGCGGTCGTGGTCATATATCCGCATACCCGCGACAGTTGGAGTCCCTCATCCGTCTCGCGGAGGCGCACGCTCGCGTCAGACTATCTCCTATTGTTGAAATTATTGACGTAGATGAGGCAGCTag GCTGCATCGCGAAGCTCTCAAGCAATCAGCAACAGATCCTGCATCAGGTCGTATAGACGTGGGCATCCTGACTACTGGCCTGGGGGCTGCGGCGCGGCGCCGGCGAGCTGACCTCGTGACTGCGCTGCGGGAACTCATCAAACCCTACTCCAAACCTCACACCATCACACATGCTAAACTACTGCAAGATGTTAATGCAGCCTCACAACTT atGGTGTCTCGTGAGCAACTGGACGAAGCACTCCGTGATCTGCAGGACGAGGGTAAGGTGACGGTGGTCAGTCACACGCACTTACGTCTCTGCTGA
- the LOC106716783 gene encoding 1-acylglycerol-3-phosphate O-acyltransferase ABHD5 isoform X4, which translates to MLRNIEKKILSCVKTVYKRFYVDIGSVVGQSDKIWTICLNEEAPRAPLVLLHGMGAGLALWCTNLDALAAQRPVYAIDLLGFGRSSRPKFSSEASKVEAQWVESVEEWRREVNLDQIILLGHSLGGYIATAYALKYPERVRHLILADPWGFPEKPSNVYEKYQMPLWVRAVATAVQPFNPLWAVRAAGPAGRWLVGKTRPDIPRKFATFLPDADQLIPDYIYQCNSQTPSGESAFHALMTGFGWAKNPMVHRVGSLSPRLPVTVLYGSRSWVDNSTSQLLTEHRPNSITYVQVINGAGHHVYVDKPDLFNKYVLEACARADAYDPRETDTGPETTGHGPDQTAGDQPPDHNIKS; encoded by the exons GTGTGAAGACAGTATACAAACGTTTTTATGTGGATATTGGATCAGTGGTGGGTCAGAGCGACAAGATATGGACTATATGCCTGAACGAGGAAGCGCCTCGCGCTCCGCTAGTCCTGTTGCATGGCATGGGAGCTGGTCTCGCGCTCTGGTGTACTAACCTAGACGCCCTTGCAGCTCAGCGACCTGTATACGCTATTGACTTACTGG gTTTCGGTCGCAGTTCGCGGCCCAAGTTCTCTTCGGAGGCGAGCAAGGTGGAGGCGCAGTGGGTGGAGTCTGTGGAGGAGTGGCGGCGCGAGGTCAACCTCGACCAGATCATACTGCTGGGCCACAGTCTCGGCGGGTACATCGCTACTGCTTATGCACTTAAATATCCCGAAAG GGTTCGTCACCTAATTCTGGCAGATCCGTGGGGCTTCCCTGAGAAGCCGTCCAACGTGTACGAGAAGTACCAGATGCCGCTGTGGGTGCGCGCGGTGGCGACGGCGGTGCAGCCGTTCAACCCGCTGTGGGCGGTGCGCGCGGCTGGCCCGGCCGGCCGCTGGCTGGTTGGCAAGACACGACCCGACATACCGCGCAAGTTCGCCACCTTCCTGCCCGATGCGGACCAACTCATACCTGATTATATATACCAATGCAACTCCCAGACGCCCAG CGGTGAAAGTGCATTCCACGCATTGATGACCGGATTCGGTTGGGCTAAGAACCCTATGGTGCATCGTGTGGGGTCACTATCACCGCGTCTGCCGGTCACCGTGCTGTACGGCAGCCGCTCCTGGGTGGACAATTCCACCAGCCAGCTGCTCACCGAGCACAGGCCCAACTCCATTACTTATGTACAG GTGATCAATGGCGCTGGTCATCACGTGTACGTGGATAAACCTGATTTGTTCAACAAGTACGTGTTAGAAGCGTGCGCGCGCGCCGACGCTTACGACCCGCGCGAGACCGACACCGGACCGGAGACCACCGGCCACGGTCCTGACCAGACCGCCGGAGACCAGCCACCAGATCACAATATAAAGTCTTGA
- the LOC106716783 gene encoding 1-acylglycerol-3-phosphate O-acyltransferase ABHD5 isoform X2 produces MGSELNLSATRSSWTSGWFSWTRQSDEMLRNIEKKILSCVKTVYKRFYVDIGSVVGQSDKIWTICLNEEAPRAPLVLLHGMGAGLALWCTNLDALAAQRPVYAIDLLGFGRSSRPKFSSEASKVEAQWVESVEEWRREVNLDQIILLGHSLGGYIATAYALKYPERVRHLILADPWGFPEKPSNVYEKYQMPLWVRAVATAVQPFNPLWAVRAAGPAGRWLVGKTRPDIPRKFATFLPDADQLIPDYIYQCNSQTPSGESAFHALMTGFGWAKNPMVHRVGSLSPRLPVTVLYGSRSWVDNSTSQLLTEHRPNSITYVQVINGAGHHVYVDKPDLFNKYVLEACARADAYDPRETDTGPETTGHGPDQTAGDQPPDHNIKS; encoded by the exons GTGTGAAGACAGTATACAAACGTTTTTATGTGGATATTGGATCAGTGGTGGGTCAGAGCGACAAGATATGGACTATATGCCTGAACGAGGAAGCGCCTCGCGCTCCGCTAGTCCTGTTGCATGGCATGGGAGCTGGTCTCGCGCTCTGGTGTACTAACCTAGACGCCCTTGCAGCTCAGCGACCTGTATACGCTATTGACTTACTGG gTTTCGGTCGCAGTTCGCGGCCCAAGTTCTCTTCGGAGGCGAGCAAGGTGGAGGCGCAGTGGGTGGAGTCTGTGGAGGAGTGGCGGCGCGAGGTCAACCTCGACCAGATCATACTGCTGGGCCACAGTCTCGGCGGGTACATCGCTACTGCTTATGCACTTAAATATCCCGAAAG GGTTCGTCACCTAATTCTGGCAGATCCGTGGGGCTTCCCTGAGAAGCCGTCCAACGTGTACGAGAAGTACCAGATGCCGCTGTGGGTGCGCGCGGTGGCGACGGCGGTGCAGCCGTTCAACCCGCTGTGGGCGGTGCGCGCGGCTGGCCCGGCCGGCCGCTGGCTGGTTGGCAAGACACGACCCGACATACCGCGCAAGTTCGCCACCTTCCTGCCCGATGCGGACCAACTCATACCTGATTATATATACCAATGCAACTCCCAGACGCCCAG CGGTGAAAGTGCATTCCACGCATTGATGACCGGATTCGGTTGGGCTAAGAACCCTATGGTGCATCGTGTGGGGTCACTATCACCGCGTCTGCCGGTCACCGTGCTGTACGGCAGCCGCTCCTGGGTGGACAATTCCACCAGCCAGCTGCTCACCGAGCACAGGCCCAACTCCATTACTTATGTACAG GTGATCAATGGCGCTGGTCATCACGTGTACGTGGATAAACCTGATTTGTTCAACAAGTACGTGTTAGAAGCGTGCGCGCGCGCCGACGCTTACGACCCGCGCGAGACCGACACCGGACCGGAGACCACCGGCCACGGTCCTGACCAGACCGCCGGAGACCAGCCACCAGATCACAATATAAAGTCTTGA
- the LOC106716783 gene encoding 1-acylglycerol-3-phosphate O-acyltransferase ABHD5 isoform X3, protein MGLDNWTSGWFSWTRQSDEMLRNIEKKILSCVKTVYKRFYVDIGSVVGQSDKIWTICLNEEAPRAPLVLLHGMGAGLALWCTNLDALAAQRPVYAIDLLGFGRSSRPKFSSEASKVEAQWVESVEEWRREVNLDQIILLGHSLGGYIATAYALKYPERVRHLILADPWGFPEKPSNVYEKYQMPLWVRAVATAVQPFNPLWAVRAAGPAGRWLVGKTRPDIPRKFATFLPDADQLIPDYIYQCNSQTPSGESAFHALMTGFGWAKNPMVHRVGSLSPRLPVTVLYGSRSWVDNSTSQLLTEHRPNSITYVQVINGAGHHVYVDKPDLFNKYVLEACARADAYDPRETDTGPETTGHGPDQTAGDQPPDHNIKS, encoded by the exons GTGTGAAGACAGTATACAAACGTTTTTATGTGGATATTGGATCAGTGGTGGGTCAGAGCGACAAGATATGGACTATATGCCTGAACGAGGAAGCGCCTCGCGCTCCGCTAGTCCTGTTGCATGGCATGGGAGCTGGTCTCGCGCTCTGGTGTACTAACCTAGACGCCCTTGCAGCTCAGCGACCTGTATACGCTATTGACTTACTGG gTTTCGGTCGCAGTTCGCGGCCCAAGTTCTCTTCGGAGGCGAGCAAGGTGGAGGCGCAGTGGGTGGAGTCTGTGGAGGAGTGGCGGCGCGAGGTCAACCTCGACCAGATCATACTGCTGGGCCACAGTCTCGGCGGGTACATCGCTACTGCTTATGCACTTAAATATCCCGAAAG GGTTCGTCACCTAATTCTGGCAGATCCGTGGGGCTTCCCTGAGAAGCCGTCCAACGTGTACGAGAAGTACCAGATGCCGCTGTGGGTGCGCGCGGTGGCGACGGCGGTGCAGCCGTTCAACCCGCTGTGGGCGGTGCGCGCGGCTGGCCCGGCCGGCCGCTGGCTGGTTGGCAAGACACGACCCGACATACCGCGCAAGTTCGCCACCTTCCTGCCCGATGCGGACCAACTCATACCTGATTATATATACCAATGCAACTCCCAGACGCCCAG CGGTGAAAGTGCATTCCACGCATTGATGACCGGATTCGGTTGGGCTAAGAACCCTATGGTGCATCGTGTGGGGTCACTATCACCGCGTCTGCCGGTCACCGTGCTGTACGGCAGCCGCTCCTGGGTGGACAATTCCACCAGCCAGCTGCTCACCGAGCACAGGCCCAACTCCATTACTTATGTACAG GTGATCAATGGCGCTGGTCATCACGTGTACGTGGATAAACCTGATTTGTTCAACAAGTACGTGTTAGAAGCGTGCGCGCGCGCCGACGCTTACGACCCGCGCGAGACCGACACCGGACCGGAGACCACCGGCCACGGTCCTGACCAGACCGCCGGAGACCAGCCACCAGATCACAATATAAAGTCTTGA